The window AAGCACGTAGGCTGGTGCTCGCTTCGTGTCACTCCGTTCGCCGTATGCGTCGTCTACGACGCCGTAACCCTCCACCCCTACCCTTGAACGCTCGTCGTCCCTCCAGCAGCCCATCCACACTTGTCCGCCAGTCTGTTTGGAGGATTGCGTCTGGGTTTTGTGGTGGCAGACTCGCTTTTTGTCCCCATCACCAAAAAGGAATTTCTGCCGCGAAGCGGGCAGATGAAGGTGTCGCCGACAAAAGTCCCCATGTCTTAGGTTTCGGCAGAAACCTCGAGGAGAAAAAATCCTTAAATTCGTGCCTGTTCCGCTGTCCAGAAACGAAGTTTCTATCGGGATGTATTCGTGCCTATTCGTGGTAGGCCAAAGGCCAGTGTTTTCTCGAGAAATTTTTTAGTGGAAATGCCCTTGACAAAAATATTGAACTATGATAGCATATGCAGTGTTAGACAATATTAGGAAATATTGGGTACTTTTTATATCAAGAGGTACTATTAAATGGATCGATGGATGACCATAGAAGAAATTGCTAAATATTTAAATGTCAGTAAAGATTCTATTTATCGCTTAGCACAAAAGGGTGAAATCCCAGCATCAAAGTTGGGGAATCTCTGGAGATTTAAAAAAGAAGAAATTGACGAATGGATGAGGAATAACAGAAATAACAAAAGAAAATGAATA is drawn from bacterium and contains these coding sequences:
- a CDS encoding helix-turn-helix domain-containing protein, with the protein product MDRWMTIEEIAKYLNVSKDSIYRLAQKGEIPASKLGNLWRFKKEEIDEWMRNNRNNKRK